The Budorcas taxicolor isolate Tak-1 chromosome 25, Takin1.1, whole genome shotgun sequence genome includes a region encoding these proteins:
- the LOC128069174 gene encoding olfactory receptor 6M1-like encodes MDVQNQTTVTEFILTAFPALQKLQIFLFVVLLFTYMLILTGNGVIISLIWADSRLQTPMYFFLSNLSLLDISYTSSVTPKLLSFLLKDRKTISLAGCISQTYFFFFLGTVEFILLVVMSFDRYVAICNPLRYTIVMNSRLCLLLVLGCWVGAFLSVLCPVILLSRLPFCHEEINHFFCDIAPLLQVACIDTHFLEMINFLLSSLILLTSLVITTVSYTYIISTILRIPSAQGRQKAFSTCASHITVVSIAYGSNIFMYVRPSQSHSLEFDKVTAVFTIMVTPLLNPFIYSLRNETVKDVFRDAVNKIISSLQRKP; translated from the coding sequence ATGGATGTGCAGAATCAGACCACAGTGACCGAGTTCATCCTGACTGCCTTCCCTGCTCTCCAGAAGCTTCAGATCTTCCTCTTCGTGGTCCTGTTGTTTACGTACATGCTCATTCTAACTGGAAATGGTGTCATCATTTCCCTAATATGGGCTGATAGTCGCCTCCAAACCCcaatgtacttcttcctcagtAATTTGTCACTGCTAGACATCTCATACACTAGCTCAGTTACCCCAAAACTGTTATCTTTTCTCCTCAAGGACAGGAAGACCATATCTCTTGCAGGTTGCATCAGCCAAACAtacttcttcttcttcctggGGACCGTGGAGTTCATCCTGCTCGTGGTGATGTCCtttgaccgctatgtggccatctgtaacCCCCTGCGCTACACCATCGTCATGAACAGCAGGCTGTGTCTCCTGCTGGTTCTGGGCTGCTGGGTGGGGGCCTTCCTGTCGGTGCTCTGCCCGGTCATTCTGCTGTCCAGGCTGCCCTTCTGCCATGAGGAGATTAATCACTTCTTCTGTGACATCGCCCCTCTCCTGCAGGTGGCCTGCATAGACACTCATTTCCTTGAGATGATAAACTTCCTCTTGTCTTCTCTCATCCTCCTCACCTCGCTGGTGATCACCACCGTGTCCTATACCTACATCATCTCGACCATCCTGCGCATCCCCTCGGCCCAAGGGCGTCAGAAAGCCTTTTCCACCTGCGCTTCTCACATCACTGTCGTTTCTATTGCCTACGGGAGCAACATCTTCATGTATGTGAGACCCAGCCAGAGTCATTCCCTGGAATTTGATAAAGTGACTGCTGTCTTCACTATAATGGTGACCCCTCTTCTGAACCCCTTCATTTATAGTCTAAGGAATGAAACTGTAAAAGATGTTTTCAGAGATGCAGTCAACAAAATTATATCCTCATTGCAAAGGAAACCTTGA